From one Microbacterium sp. 10M-3C3 genomic stretch:
- a CDS encoding SbcC/MukB-like Walker B domain-containing protein, producing the protein MTMLSFPTDEPEVDPTRPGQWRLAQIELVNWGTFAGHVSVDVARAGHLFTGASGSGKSSLLDAIAAVLTPDRWLRLNAAAQDGASRQSDRTLMSYVRGAWSKEADETADRATTTYLRSKATWSGILLRYENLRDEPVVLLRVFHAPGTRTEPTALKDARIFTRGHVKLLDVKPHVEGGIDARRMSKAFPDALITTGGRHGRFHERIIRQFGFRGDATLQLLHKTQSAKNLGTLDALFRGFMLDQPGTFARSETAVEQFTELDAAHKHVVDLRKQADALRKVDEAITAFDLAGAEMAAISDLHDGVEPFTAGLKLRLAKEAAGPARAALARAESDLSDAAREQRLAAEALETAKARVRDEGGARVELLQERIDSAQRAEDVTRQYRAQLTAELMRIGAPMPEDPGQFAELLAAAVTEVARDIPAVSHEVRDAASQARKALDEVTRQIQALRDHRSNLDEKLLSARRFLADAVGVPASTFPFAGELISVAEQHSAWRGAAERVLAPFASTLLVRDEHLVAARRAADSRTLGVRLVIEAVPHAVDEPRRPKDVRSLVHRLAVSDGPFASYVRKRMASEFDYACVSHPDELDDVERGVTIGGLVKRNSRRYEKDDRHEVGDATRWVLGGDTRARLEALLERRRDAMAAMEEASARDAEADSFRQDAVSRRDVFTRVSTFSWGQVDLATAMAVTAAQRDDLRVLTSESGTLREAQEAAERATQRLDETNAKHARALGAHAVARNHVESIAAHVAELEATPYAPVEERIADALESRFRAERRSVSLETVDEVARKMQSALSKEKDASASRAADAEASFAGRAAEFRLGWPAASAELTADIRDRYGYRELREGIIARGLPEKESEFRKLLRERSQDVVAHLLSDLRDAPGLIRERILPVNASLGRSPFEGADRFLEIDVKTTRTPEVDEFLTDLRRIVEGNWADESAAGAEQRFAVLQRVIGRLGSKDRVDIDWRNRVLDTRLHVSFLAREKDVAGRVVRVYDSAEGLSGGQRQKLVIFCLAAALRYQLTEEEDEVPRFGSIVLDEAFDKADSRYTRNAMEVFREFGFHMILATPQKLLQTLEPYVGAITSVSNPDRDASRLANVVFSVGEPEVATPPHAESRA; encoded by the coding sequence ACGATGCTGAGCTTCCCCACCGACGAGCCGGAGGTCGATCCGACCAGGCCCGGCCAGTGGCGACTCGCCCAAATCGAACTCGTCAACTGGGGCACGTTCGCCGGCCACGTCTCCGTGGATGTCGCGCGCGCCGGCCACCTGTTCACCGGCGCATCCGGATCGGGCAAGTCGTCGCTACTCGACGCGATTGCCGCCGTCCTCACCCCCGACAGGTGGCTGCGCCTCAACGCGGCGGCTCAGGATGGCGCTTCCCGGCAGAGCGATCGGACGCTGATGAGCTATGTGCGTGGCGCCTGGAGCAAGGAAGCTGACGAGACTGCCGATCGGGCCACCACGACCTACCTGCGCTCGAAGGCAACCTGGAGCGGCATCCTGCTGCGCTACGAGAATCTCCGCGATGAACCGGTCGTCCTGCTGCGGGTGTTCCACGCACCGGGCACGCGCACCGAACCGACCGCGTTGAAGGACGCACGGATCTTTACCCGCGGTCACGTGAAGCTTCTCGACGTGAAGCCGCACGTCGAAGGCGGAATTGACGCGCGTCGCATGTCGAAGGCCTTCCCCGACGCGCTGATCACCACCGGCGGGAGACACGGACGCTTTCACGAGCGGATCATCCGTCAGTTCGGCTTCCGCGGAGATGCGACGCTTCAGCTTCTCCACAAGACACAATCAGCGAAGAACCTCGGCACCCTCGACGCGTTGTTCCGCGGGTTCATGCTCGACCAGCCGGGGACCTTCGCGCGGTCCGAGACCGCCGTTGAGCAGTTCACGGAGCTCGATGCCGCGCACAAGCACGTGGTCGACCTGAGGAAGCAGGCTGATGCGCTCCGCAAGGTCGACGAGGCGATCACCGCGTTCGACTTGGCCGGCGCTGAGATGGCGGCGATCTCCGATCTGCACGACGGGGTCGAGCCCTTCACAGCGGGACTCAAGTTGCGGCTCGCGAAGGAAGCCGCGGGCCCCGCACGCGCCGCGCTGGCGCGCGCCGAGAGCGACCTGAGCGACGCCGCGCGAGAGCAGCGGTTGGCGGCAGAGGCGCTGGAAACCGCGAAGGCGCGGGTCCGGGACGAGGGCGGCGCGCGCGTCGAGCTTCTGCAGGAGCGGATCGACAGTGCGCAGCGTGCCGAGGACGTCACTAGGCAATATCGAGCTCAGTTGACCGCAGAGCTGATGCGCATCGGCGCACCAATGCCCGAAGACCCCGGGCAGTTTGCGGAGCTCCTTGCCGCGGCCGTCACCGAGGTTGCGCGCGACATCCCCGCTGTGTCGCATGAGGTGCGTGACGCCGCGAGTCAGGCGCGTAAGGCGCTGGACGAAGTCACCAGGCAGATTCAGGCGCTGAGAGATCACCGGAGCAACCTCGACGAGAAGCTTCTGAGCGCACGACGATTCCTCGCGGACGCTGTTGGTGTGCCGGCATCGACATTCCCCTTTGCGGGCGAGCTGATCTCGGTCGCCGAGCAGCACTCCGCCTGGCGCGGCGCGGCAGAGCGAGTGCTCGCTCCGTTTGCGTCGACGCTCCTCGTGCGGGACGAACATCTTGTCGCCGCGCGTCGGGCAGCCGACTCGCGGACACTCGGTGTCCGGCTCGTCATCGAAGCGGTCCCGCACGCCGTCGACGAGCCGCGTCGCCCCAAGGATGTCCGCTCGCTCGTTCATCGCCTCGCGGTGAGCGATGGGCCCTTCGCGTCCTACGTCCGCAAGCGCATGGCCTCCGAGTTCGACTACGCCTGCGTTTCGCACCCCGACGAGCTTGATGACGTCGAGCGTGGCGTCACGATCGGCGGCCTGGTCAAGCGCAACTCACGCAGGTATGAGAAGGACGACCGTCACGAGGTCGGTGATGCCACTCGATGGGTGCTGGGCGGCGACACCCGCGCGCGGCTCGAGGCATTGCTTGAGCGTCGGCGGGACGCGATGGCGGCGATGGAGGAAGCATCCGCCCGCGACGCCGAGGCCGACTCGTTTCGTCAGGACGCGGTCAGTCGGCGCGACGTCTTCACACGCGTATCGACGTTCAGCTGGGGCCAAGTGGACCTCGCAACTGCGATGGCGGTCACCGCGGCCCAGCGCGACGATCTCCGGGTGCTCACCAGCGAGTCGGGGACTCTCCGCGAAGCACAGGAGGCCGCGGAGCGAGCGACCCAGCGGCTGGACGAAACGAACGCGAAGCACGCACGGGCGCTCGGAGCCCACGCTGTCGCCCGCAATCACGTCGAAAGCATCGCGGCACACGTCGCCGAACTCGAGGCCACCCCATATGCACCGGTCGAGGAGCGGATCGCCGACGCCCTCGAAAGCCGGTTCCGAGCCGAGCGACGCTCCGTGAGCCTGGAGACGGTGGACGAAGTCGCGCGAAAGATGCAGTCGGCACTCTCGAAGGAGAAGGACGCCTCGGCCAGCCGCGCAGCGGATGCTGAGGCCAGCTTCGCCGGGCGCGCCGCCGAGTTTCGGCTCGGGTGGCCCGCTGCATCCGCAGAGCTGACTGCTGACATCCGCGACCGCTACGGCTACCGGGAACTGCGCGAAGGCATCATCGCCCGCGGCCTGCCCGAGAAGGAGTCCGAGTTCCGCAAGCTGTTGCGGGAACGATCGCAGGACGTCGTCGCACACTTGCTCAGCGACCTCCGCGACGCCCCGGGTCTCATCCGTGAGCGAATCCTCCCCGTCAACGCATCCCTGGGGCGGTCCCCGTTCGAGGGAGCGGACCGCTTCCTCGAGATCGATGTGAAGACGACGCGGACCCCGGAGGTCGACGAGTTCCTCACCGACCTCCGTCGCATCGTTGAAGGCAACTGGGCCGACGAGTCGGCCGCCGGTGCCGAGCAACGATTCGCCGTGCTGCAGCGCGTAATCGGTCGACTCGGATCCAAGGACCGCGTCGACATCGATTGGCGCAACCGGGTGCTCGACACGAGGCTTCACGTGAGCTTCCTCGCGCGGGAGAAGGACGTCGCCGGCCGCGTTGTGCGGGTGTATGACTCCGCAGAGGGCTTGTCGGGTGGTCAGCGGCAGAAGCTCGTCATCTTCTGCCTCGCGGCAGCGCTGCGGTACCAGCTGACTGAAGAAGAGGACGAGGTTCCGAGGTTCGGGTCGATCGTGCTCGATGAGGCGTTCGACAAGGCTGACAGCCGATACACGCGCAACGCGATGGAGGTGTTCCGCGAGTTCGGATTCCACATGATCCTCGCGACACCGCAGAAGCTGCTGCAGACGCTCGAGCCGTACGTGGGTGCGATCACGTCGGTATCGAACCCCGACCGCGACGCCTCACGGCTGGCGAACGTGGTGTTCTCGGTCGGTGAACCTGAGGTCGCCACCCCGCCGCACGCGGAGTCGCGCGCGTGA